One genomic region from uncultured Cohaesibacter sp. encodes:
- a CDS encoding UbiD family decarboxylase — MLAALNEQDELFVIEEKVNSNYEVSSLLSLVDDRAAVVMNNVDDLGIPVFGNLLSSRERIALALGVPVSDILSTLTNSVKKPVAPVLVDDAPVQQTVIKENIFSNLPVPTFFTKESGPYISAGLMVAKDPETGEGNASYARLKILGPETAMIGIAPNHHLAIMAQKAAARGEALELAVVLGAHPVIQLAACLYLGLGDDELHNAGALLGEPVRLAKAKTLNLDVPAEAEIILEGHIHVDQLIKEGPVSEYHGMYEDYGHGFLVTFSCMTCRDDAMLQVIEPGYHMEHSYIAGVPIAASLKANLSRVLQNVGEVAVTTTGSGRNNVVIQLHNPRPGQARRAISLCWGAVSIIKNVTVVDSDVDPWDLQQVELAKLNRMKSERDILIVEDMPGDRSEAQETNGLVTKVGYDATCKAGDRGQGYDRALPPEDVTERMRALLHSIRPDFKS; from the coding sequence ATGTTGGCTGCGCTGAATGAACAGGACGAACTGTTTGTCATCGAGGAAAAGGTTAATAGCAACTATGAAGTATCATCACTGCTGTCGCTGGTTGATGATCGCGCCGCTGTTGTCATGAACAATGTCGATGACCTTGGCATTCCAGTCTTTGGCAATCTTCTGAGCAGCCGGGAGCGCATTGCGTTGGCTCTCGGAGTACCCGTCTCGGACATCCTCAGCACACTGACAAACTCTGTCAAGAAACCGGTTGCTCCCGTTCTGGTAGATGATGCTCCCGTTCAACAGACGGTCATCAAGGAAAATATTTTCTCGAACCTTCCGGTTCCGACCTTCTTCACCAAAGAAAGCGGACCCTATATTTCTGCCGGTCTCATGGTGGCAAAAGATCCCGAAACCGGAGAGGGCAATGCCTCTTACGCCCGGCTCAAAATTTTGGGACCTGAGACCGCGATGATCGGTATCGCACCCAACCATCACCTTGCCATTATGGCGCAGAAAGCTGCCGCCCGTGGAGAGGCTCTTGAACTAGCCGTCGTGCTTGGGGCGCATCCTGTCATCCAGTTGGCGGCATGCCTTTATCTGGGGCTGGGCGATGACGAGTTGCACAATGCAGGTGCACTTCTGGGAGAGCCTGTGCGCTTGGCAAAAGCCAAGACACTTAACCTTGATGTGCCGGCAGAAGCAGAAATCATTCTCGAAGGGCACATTCATGTCGATCAGCTGATCAAGGAAGGGCCTGTTTCAGAATATCACGGCATGTACGAAGACTACGGTCACGGTTTTCTCGTTACATTCAGCTGCATGACCTGCCGAGACGATGCAATGTTGCAGGTCATTGAACCCGGTTACCACATGGAACATAGCTATATTGCAGGCGTTCCCATTGCGGCGAGCCTTAAGGCAAATCTGTCCCGCGTTCTGCAGAATGTTGGCGAGGTCGCGGTGACGACAACCGGCAGTGGTCGGAACAATGTCGTTATCCAGTTGCACAACCCTCGTCCGGGGCAGGCGCGTCGCGCCATATCGTTGTGCTGGGGTGCGGTCAGTATCATCAAGAATGTAACAGTCGTCGATTCCGATGTCGATCCGTGGGATCTGCAGCAGGTAGAATTGGCCAAACTCAACCGCATGAAATCCGAGCGGGACATTCTCATTGTCGAAGACATGCCCGGCGACCGCTCCGAAGCACAGGAAACCAACGGCCTTGTAACCAAGGTTGGCTACGACGCCACCTGCAAAGCCGGGGACCGTGGACAGGGATATGACAGGGCATTGCCTCCCGAAGACGTCACCGAACGCATGCGGGCTCTGCTTCATTCCATCCGTCCGGACTTCAAGTCATGA
- a CDS encoding extracellular solute-binding protein — protein sequence MRPASSLLLKPKDAPAKPEKLVMNVWGGPFEACISTYSAKPFEKDTGIKVELLTKAPPLAKLQAEGDSPEVDILIGGSVQRKIAEAQGLIVDMDADNIPELKDIYDMAKYPNGVVVNFSSLGLAYDTTKWDTPPTSWFDLVSADTPGKIVVRQPDAQNTVAWMAIMAKELNGDWPTTIDEYKKVGELLSENMKPRLAVIATNTATTRAAFTDAGVSLGVWTDTQVSNFAKASGLPIAFAAPKEGATMIDSTAMITKTPNKYWAEKLIGYILSHDAQKGCAETGFYAPSNSTVVLGDELVGKVTFGKEAIGNLVSIPWDKLNPINQDIAELFYASVQ from the coding sequence TTGCGACCGGCTTCATCGCTTCTGCTGAAGCCCAAGGACGCACCGGCCAAACCGGAAAAGCTGGTCATGAACGTCTGGGGTGGCCCGTTTGAGGCCTGCATCAGCACCTATTCGGCCAAACCGTTCGAGAAAGACACCGGCATCAAGGTCGAACTGCTCACCAAGGCTCCACCGCTTGCCAAATTGCAGGCAGAAGGAGACAGCCCGGAAGTCGACATTCTGATCGGCGGATCGGTCCAGCGCAAGATTGCTGAAGCACAGGGCCTGATTGTCGATATGGATGCAGACAATATCCCCGAGCTAAAAGACATTTATGACATGGCGAAATATCCCAATGGGGTCGTCGTCAACTTCTCCTCGCTTGGCCTTGCCTACGACACCACCAAGTGGGACACGCCACCAACCTCATGGTTCGACCTGGTTTCCGCAGACACGCCAGGCAAGATCGTGGTCCGTCAGCCCGATGCGCAGAACACGGTTGCATGGATGGCGATCATGGCCAAGGAGCTGAATGGCGACTGGCCAACGACCATCGATGAATACAAGAAGGTCGGAGAACTGCTCAGCGAGAATATGAAACCTCGTCTTGCCGTGATCGCGACCAACACCGCCACCACACGCGCAGCCTTCACCGACGCTGGCGTTTCTCTTGGCGTATGGACAGATACGCAGGTTTCCAACTTTGCCAAAGCCTCCGGATTGCCAATCGCCTTTGCCGCACCGAAAGAAGGTGCGACCATGATTGACTCGACCGCGATGATCACCAAAACCCCGAATAAATACTGGGCGGAAAAGCTGATCGGCTACATTCTTAGCCATGATGCTCAAAAGGGCTGTGCGGAGACCGGGTTCTATGCCCCCTCCAACTCAACCGTCGTGCTTGGTGACGAATTGGTCGGCAAAGTGACCTTTGGCAAAGAAGCCATTGGCAATCTGGTCAGCATCCCCTGGGACAAACTCAATCCTATCAATCAGGACATCGCCGAGCTTTTCTACGCTTCGGTCCAATAA
- a CDS encoding LysR substrate-binding domain-containing protein: MGNHVPSIDFRHLSNFVQTCQSPSVTSAASKLNLATSSLSSSLRTLEEQIEIKLFRRIGRHLYLLPSANWLFQWALKILHEEAYARSMTRYPSDQLRVILVEFRLKASIGLVSKALVRAISDMRQAHPDLRIDYRFANEPGFHWITSQEQFPNARKPNIVVGYKLDTETLSGEVSAVKTLLADHWVSAGVAFDADEESDWALSSAETLSVMNLGEQLIASLVADAEINGYKHRLRFLDDRPITLPTLITENPGTRFILPKSMLTKRLGMSGVAVQPISPTLSADIQYCVNRENDPAIDDFIEAMRWHLANPDDGIIFQPQMTYRELRYFNQTIKCGSIAAASRAEQVAQPAMSTQIRKLENVMQGRLFVRQSSGLEPTELGDRLRRHAQLVENGVNRLFLERQNIASDTQNRLTIGLLPSSGHDSLMTESVARALTRFLKDHPHCQLNIIEGSTSELHQDVSNRALNFAIVGNAQPQMARISIGKSEKLSLVANASLGLQTRKRISLSEMSELPLILAPRSLSMHADAIQEAVLHKLSLKSVMEIGSVPLLIALLRQAPLCTILPVSAVRADLINGTVTATPIVEEFSLRQLMLIYSTERTLSNLERSLISFLKDAFRERSDHFVQRSDQAPNSAMEDTL, translated from the coding sequence ATGGGCAACCATGTCCCAAGCATTGACTTCCGGCATCTCTCAAACTTCGTTCAGACCTGCCAGAGTCCCTCTGTTACCAGCGCAGCCAGCAAGCTCAATCTTGCCACATCTTCTCTCAGTTCCAGTCTGCGAACACTAGAAGAGCAGATCGAGATCAAGCTGTTCCGGCGCATTGGTCGCCATCTCTATTTGCTGCCAAGTGCTAACTGGCTGTTTCAATGGGCGCTGAAAATATTGCATGAGGAAGCTTATGCGCGGTCGATGACACGATATCCCTCTGATCAGTTGCGTGTGATCTTGGTTGAATTCAGGCTGAAGGCATCCATCGGATTGGTTTCGAAAGCATTGGTTCGTGCCATTTCCGACATGCGTCAAGCTCATCCGGATCTACGCATCGACTATCGCTTTGCGAATGAACCCGGATTCCACTGGATCACCTCGCAGGAACAGTTTCCCAATGCACGCAAACCGAACATTGTTGTCGGTTACAAGTTGGATACCGAGACACTTTCGGGCGAAGTAAGCGCTGTCAAAACCTTGCTGGCGGATCACTGGGTCTCTGCGGGAGTGGCATTTGACGCTGACGAGGAAAGCGACTGGGCCCTTTCCTCCGCAGAAACTCTATCAGTGATGAATCTGGGAGAGCAATTGATCGCATCTCTCGTTGCTGACGCAGAGATCAATGGCTATAAACATCGCCTTCGCTTTCTCGATGATCGGCCGATCACCCTGCCTACCCTGATCACCGAAAATCCCGGCACGCGCTTCATTCTTCCCAAGAGCATGCTGACGAAACGTCTCGGCATGAGCGGTGTTGCGGTGCAACCCATCAGTCCGACCCTGTCCGCCGATATTCAATATTGCGTTAATCGAGAAAATGACCCCGCGATCGACGACTTTATCGAAGCTATGCGTTGGCATCTGGCCAATCCGGACGACGGTATCATCTTTCAGCCCCAGATGACCTACCGCGAATTGCGCTATTTCAATCAGACCATCAAGTGCGGAAGTATCGCGGCTGCCTCCCGCGCCGAACAGGTCGCTCAGCCCGCTATGTCCACTCAAATTCGCAAGTTGGAAAATGTGATGCAGGGTCGACTCTTCGTTCGTCAGAGCAGCGGGCTTGAACCAACCGAGCTGGGAGACAGGCTGCGCCGTCATGCCCAATTGGTCGAGAATGGCGTTAATCGTCTGTTTCTCGAACGCCAGAATATTGCCAGCGACACACAGAACCGCTTGACGATCGGGTTGTTACCAAGTTCTGGGCACGACAGTCTCATGACCGAGAGTGTCGCCCGCGCATTGACGCGCTTTCTGAAAGACCATCCGCATTGCCAGTTGAACATCATCGAAGGGTCGACAAGCGAGTTGCACCAAGACGTCAGCAACAGGGCTTTGAATTTCGCCATAGTCGGTAATGCCCAGCCGCAGATGGCCAGAATCAGCATTGGCAAAAGCGAGAAACTGTCCCTTGTAGCAAACGCATCTCTAGGATTGCAGACCAGAAAGCGGATCTCGCTATCAGAGATGTCAGAATTGCCTCTCATTCTGGCTCCTCGCAGCCTATCCATGCATGCTGACGCGATTCAGGAGGCTGTATTGCACAAGCTTTCCTTGAAGTCGGTCATGGAAATCGGATCGGTGCCGCTTTTAATCGCCCTGCTGCGTCAGGCACCGCTCTGCACCATTTTGCCCGTTTCTGCGGTACGTGCCGATTTGATCAACGGAACAGTTACAGCCACCCCCATTGTCGAGGAATTCAGCCTGCGCCAACTGATGCTGATTTATTCAACCGAGCGCACCTTGTCCAACCTGGAACGCTCGCTCATCAGCTTTCTGAAGGACGCGTTCCGAGAACGCTCCGATCACTTTGTGCAGCGCTCAGATCAGGCCCCCAATTCCGCGATGGAGGACACCTTGTAA